The following are encoded together in the Streptomyces sp. NBC_00341 genome:
- a CDS encoding FAD-binding oxidoreductase: MTLPNRRTVLTAGAAAVLTGVTATACDDTGSSTPTGGSTPATTTGGPTPTGASASPSTTAPSGPADWPALAKSLDGSVVRPDDAAYPTARQLYNTRYDNQKPAGVAYVRHEADIRECLAFARRSSTPVAIRSGGHSYGGWSSGNGRLVIDVSSLSRVGGDGTIGAGARLLDVYQGLAAHGVTIPGGSCPTVAISGLTLGGGHGVAARAYGLTCDSLTAATIVTADGKTLTADAKHHSDLFWALRGAGNGNFGVVTELRFRTRPAPQTVTAYMSWPWSRARSVVTAWQEWGPDQPDEIWSSAHLAAGPGGGNPTVTVSAFSLGTYGDLQNAVDRLADKIGAPASSVSLRRRSYQEAMLVYAGCSGITDAQCHLPGTTPGRTSQGTLQRETYAAASDFYDHALPPAGVQALLDRTEAFTRLDTAQGGGGSIALTALGGAINRVDPKATAFVHRRSRVLAQYIGAWRPGTSGSPQQNWLKDTHSALRRYASGAAYQNYADPALTDWRNAYYGTGAARLAEVKKRYDPDGAFTYPQSL, from the coding sequence ATGACCCTGCCGAACCGACGCACCGTCCTGACCGCGGGCGCCGCAGCCGTACTCACCGGCGTCACCGCCACCGCCTGCGACGACACCGGCTCCTCCACACCCACCGGCGGCTCGACCCCGGCCACGACGACGGGCGGACCGACACCCACCGGCGCCTCCGCGTCCCCGTCGACGACCGCGCCCTCCGGCCCGGCGGACTGGCCCGCGCTGGCCAAGAGCCTCGACGGCTCCGTCGTACGCCCCGACGACGCGGCCTATCCGACCGCCCGTCAGCTCTACAACACCCGCTACGACAACCAGAAACCGGCCGGGGTCGCCTACGTCCGGCACGAGGCCGACATCCGCGAGTGCCTGGCCTTCGCCCGGCGCAGCTCCACGCCCGTCGCCATCCGCAGCGGCGGCCACTCCTACGGCGGCTGGTCGAGTGGCAACGGCAGGCTCGTCATTGACGTCTCGTCACTCTCCCGCGTCGGCGGCGACGGCACGATCGGCGCGGGCGCCCGGCTCCTCGACGTCTACCAGGGCCTCGCCGCGCACGGCGTCACCATCCCCGGCGGCTCCTGCCCCACGGTCGCCATCTCCGGCCTCACCCTGGGCGGCGGCCACGGTGTCGCGGCCCGCGCATACGGCCTGACCTGCGACAGCCTCACCGCCGCGACCATCGTCACCGCCGACGGCAAGACCCTCACCGCCGACGCCAAACACCACTCGGACCTCTTCTGGGCGCTGCGCGGAGCGGGCAACGGCAACTTCGGCGTCGTCACCGAACTCCGCTTCCGCACCCGCCCGGCCCCACAGACCGTCACCGCGTACATGTCCTGGCCCTGGTCGCGCGCCCGGTCCGTCGTCACCGCCTGGCAGGAGTGGGGGCCGGACCAGCCGGACGAGATCTGGTCCTCCGCACACCTCGCGGCGGGCCCCGGCGGCGGAAACCCGACCGTGACGGTCTCGGCCTTCAGCCTCGGCACGTACGGCGATCTGCAGAACGCCGTCGACCGCCTCGCCGACAAGATCGGCGCCCCGGCCTCCTCCGTCTCGCTGCGCCGCCGCAGCTACCAGGAGGCGATGCTCGTGTACGCGGGCTGCTCGGGCATCACCGACGCCCAGTGCCATCTCCCGGGCACCACCCCCGGCCGCACCTCGCAGGGCACGCTCCAGCGCGAGACGTACGCCGCCGCGTCCGACTTCTACGACCACGCGCTGCCCCCGGCCGGCGTCCAGGCCCTCCTCGACCGGACGGAGGCCTTCACCCGGCTCGACACGGCCCAGGGCGGCGGCGGATCGATCGCGCTCACCGCGCTGGGCGGGGCCATCAACCGGGTGGACCCGAAGGCCACGGCGTTCGTCCACCGGCGCTCACGGGTGCTCGCCCAGTACATCGGCGCCTGGCGCCCCGGCACATCGGGCAGCCCGCAACAGAACTGGCTGAAAGACACCCATTCCGCGCTGCGCCGGTACGCATCCGGAGCGGCCTACCAGAACTACGCGGACCCGGCACTGACGGACTGGCGGAACGCCTACTACGGCACGGGGGCCGCCCGACTGGCCGAGGTGAAGAAGCGGTACGACCCGGACGGCGCCTTCACGTACCCGCAGTCGCTCTGA
- a CDS encoding metal-sensitive transcriptional regulator has protein sequence MTTTEATGADRSQDTTDAGTPADATVPAVEIVTDHDRGIHGYHHQKAEHLKRLRRIEGQIRGLQRMVDEDVYCIDILTQVSASTKALQSFALQLLEEHLRHCVADAAVKGGEEIDAKVEEATKAIARLLRT, from the coding sequence ATGACCACCACCGAGGCCACCGGGGCGGACCGGTCGCAGGACACCACGGACGCCGGGACCCCGGCGGACGCCACCGTTCCGGCGGTCGAGATCGTCACCGACCACGACCGGGGCATCCACGGCTACCACCATCAGAAGGCGGAGCACCTCAAGCGCCTGCGACGCATCGAGGGCCAGATCCGCGGCCTGCAGCGCATGGTCGACGAGGACGTCTACTGCATCGACATACTCACCCAGGTCTCCGCGTCCACGAAGGCGCTCCAGTCCTTCGCGCTCCAGCTGCTGGAGGAGCACCTGCGGCACTGCGTCGCGGACGCGGCGGTCAAGGGCGGCGAGGAGATCGACGCGAAGGTCGAGGAGGCCACCAAGGCCATCGCCCGGCTGCTGCGCACCTGA